CCGCCGAAGAGGCGATGATCAAGATCGACGCCGTCATGCCGGACAAGATGCGCGTGCGCCAGAACGAGATCGAGATCCATGCCTTTGCGCCGGAGATGACGCCGGAGGTGCGCGGGCTTATCGACTTCCTGGAAATGTCGGCGGACGCACGCAAGAGCCTGTCGATCTCCTACATGGACGGCAAGGGCGATGCGTCGGCGCGCGTGATCCGGCCGCTGGGCCTCTGGTTCTGGGGCAAGGTCTGGACACTTGTGGCGTGGTGCGAACTGCGCCGGGACTTTCGCATGTTCCGCCTGGACCGCATGTCCGACGTGAAGGACACGGGCGATGTCTTCCGGCCGGAGCCCGGCAAGACGCTCAAGGATTTCTATCGCTCCATGGAAGCGCAGGGCCACGGGCGGCCCGATGCGTGAGCAGGCCCCGGTTCAGATGTCACCGGGAATGTTCAGGGGCGTGACCACCTGAATGTCGCTCTCCGACGAGCGCGGCGGCTCGCCGACACCGTGGAAGGCGAGCAGATGCCGGAAGGCCAGCCGCATGTCTGCGCGCAGGTCGTGATAGAGCACCAGGGACAGTTTTTCGGCGCGCAGCAGCTCCAGATTGTCTTCATCCAGATCGTGGGCAATGAAGACACCCGGTTCGATCCCCGCTGCGTCCAGCGCTCTGAGGATCGCCAGGTTTCCGCCGCCCATCGAATAGACACCGGAGATCGCCTTCACGCCGTGGAGCTTGTCGCGCACGCCAAGCGCGGTCGCCGGACTGAGCCCGCCGCCGCCGCTGGCATCGATCAGTTCCAGCTCGGGACGCAGCCTTGAAAGCTCGGACCGGAAGGCCCTGAAGCGGTCTTCCTCGCCCTGGAAACTGTGTTGGCTGAGCGTTGTCAGGAGTGTCCTGTCGTCGTCCTTGAGCAGTTTCAGCATCAGGTAAGCGGCCGTTCGCCCGGCCTTTTCGTTGTTCAGCCCCACATAGGCGAGCCGGTCGATGTTCGGTATGTCGGTGAAGACGGTAACAACCGGAATGCCTTTGTCTTCGAGTTGCCTGACCGCCTGCCTGGTTTCCACGGTGTTTCGGGCCTTGAGGCACACTCCCTGACTTCCGCGGCGCAGGATCCTCTCAACGATCGCGCTGGTTTGCTCCACGCTCATGGTCTCGGCGAAAGTAAAGCGGGGCCTGACCGCCGCGGGTCTGAAATCGGCAAGAACCGCCTCGGTCGCCTGCTGGATCTGACGGGTAAACCTCACGGGGGCTTCGGCGACGATGTCGATGAAAAACCGGCGTCCCCTGGCCGCAAGCTGGCTTTCCTGCCGCGTCAGTTCCGCAATCGCGTCCTGGACACGCCTGCGCGTCTGCGGGCTGACATGGGCGCGGTTGTTCAGGACCCGGTCGACGGTGGCCGTGCTCAACCCGGACTGGACCGCAATTTCCTTGACGGGAAAACGATGGGTCATTGATGGATTCTTGATGGAATTTTCCTGTCTCTGCAACCCGGTTTTTGCGTACTCTGTCCTCAACGAATAAATCGGGAGGAAAACATGGATCGCCAGGTCGTCTCCAATGGATATTTCGATGCCGGCAGCTGCAGCATCGACGATTTCAAGGCTCTTGTTGACCAGAAGCTCGACCAGAGTGACGTGCCGCTTGCCGAGTGCATCGTGTCGAATGTTCCCATCTACAAGGTGAGCGAGCTTGGTACCGTGATTGCCGGTGAAGCGGGAAAACGCCGGCTCATGGCGGAGTGGGCGCATGTCCTGATGTATCGCTCGGGCGTGCTGGTTCTTGACGGCGCCTTTGCCGACACCACGCCTCTTGATGCCGCATCGCGCGTTTTCCAGGATATTATCCGCGAGGAAAAGTCTGCCGCCGGCGGCGGTGCTGACCATTTCGCGACAGCCGGTGCCAATGACCGGATCTGGAACTCGTTGCAGAAACTGTGTTTTCGCGATCCCGAGGCATTTGCCGGCTGCTTTGCCAATCTGTTTGTCGACGCGGTTTGCGAGGCCTGGCTTGGGCCGAACTACCAGATGACGGCGCAGGTGAATGTCGTGCGGCCGGGCGGCGCGGCCCAGCAGGCGCACAGGGATTATCATCTCGGATTTCAGGACGCGGAGACCTGCGCCGGCTATCCCGCTCATGTCCACGATCTGTCTCCGGTCATGACACTCCAGGGGGGCATTGCCCATGCCGACATGCCTGTTGAAAGCGGTCCGACCAAGCTTCTGCCGTTCTCGCAGCTTTACCGGCCCGGTTACATGGCCTACCGCGAAAAGGTGTTTCAGGACTTCTTCGAAGGCGCCTATGTGCAACTGCCGTTGAAGAAAGGCGATGCGATCTTTTTCAATCCGGCGCTGTTTCATGCGGCCGGCGAGAACAGAAGCGCCGATATTCAGCGCATGGCCAACCTGCTCCAGATATCGTCCGCCTTTTGCCGCGCCATGGAAAACATCGACCGGGAGGGAATGTCCAGGGTGCTCTATCCGGTTCTCCTGGAAAAGAGCCGCTCCGGTGACTGGGGCAGGGCTGAAATCGAGGCCGCGGTCTCCGCGTGTGCGGAAGGTTATTCGTTCCCGACCAATCTGGACACGGATCCCCCCGTCGGCGGTCTTGCGCCGGTGACGCAAAAACAGCTGTTTCTGAAAGCATTGGGAAAGGGGATGTCCGCAGAGGACTTCGCCGCGGCCCTTGAAACGCAGTCAGCCCGGCGCAAGGCTTGAGAGGTCAGTTTCTGGCTGCGTAGCCGTTGCCGATGATTTCGCGAATGAGCTTGCGCTTCATCGCGCGCGCATAGTCCTCATAGTCGGCGGCGACCTCGATGAAGGCACCGGGCCCGCTGATCACGTGCTCGCGGTAGTAGTCGATCGTCGTTGTGTCCTGGTCCGCAATGACGAGGCCGTTGACGGTCACGCCTTCGAAATCGAACGCCTTGTAGGCGCTGGAAGGCGGAAAGCCGTCATTGTTGATGCCGTCTCCGGCCACGTCGATCACCTTCCGCGCGCAGGTCGCGGGCGCCCGGCCCATCTGAACCGCAGCATAGCCCAGGGCATAGCCGATTGCGGTCGGAAAGCCGATGAAACCTCTGTGGGACGATCTGAGTTCGTCGGCTGCCTGTTCGGCGTCTTCGGCATCTTCGAGATAGCGCCAGCCGAACTGCAGAAAGTGCTGGCGCTGGCCGCTCCATTCGAAGCTCATGATCCAGATCCCGCCGACAGCTTCGATGGCCTGCACCACTTCGGGGTCACTCAGCGCATTCGCCAGACCATTCAGCTGCAGGTCATGTTCGAGATGATCGACACTCGATGACGCGTCCATGGCGAGAACGAGCGACAGCGAACAGGCCGCCGCGGGAGCGGGAGTGGCTGCCGCCACGAGACAGAACGCAAGTGAACGCAGACGGCCGGCGGCGCAGGAAAGGCCTGCTTTGACGAACGCGTGCATCGTTGGCAGTCGTTGTGACCTGGACATCAGAAGAGATTAGCAGGTCGAATTTCCAGAGCAATCGCCATCGGACGCCCGGACCTGGCAAAAACGTTTCTAAACGGCGGGTTCAGCTTGCGTTCAGGAAAAATTGATTACACCTTGCCCATGAAAGCGAAACACAAAATCGGAACAGGTTACGTGAAACGGATCTTTGCGATACTGCTGCTGACCCTGACGATGGTCCAGCCTGCCTACGCAGCGTGCCTGTCCCAGTCCCAGGCACGCCAGGCGGTCGCCAGCGGCAAGGCGGCGCCGCTTGGGTCGGTTGCCGGCAGGGCCGGCGGGGAAATCGTCAAGGCGCAGTTGTGTCAGCAGGGAGGCGGTTACGTATATGTCCTCTCGGTGCTGAAGGGTG
This region of uncultured Roseibium sp. genomic DNA includes:
- a CDS encoding YafY family protein, with the protein product MRRADRLFQIVQYLRGGRLVRARQLSEWLEVSERTIYRDVADLQASGVPIEGAAGVGYIMRDGYDLPPLMFTRDEIVALLAGARLIRAWGGAAMARAAEEAMIKIDAVMPDKMRVRQNEIEIHAFAPEMTPEVRGLIDFLEMSADARKSLSISYMDGKGDASARVIRPLGLWFWGKVWTLVAWCELRRDFRMFRLDRMSDVKDTGDVFRPEPGKTLKDFYRSMEAQGHGRPDA
- a CDS encoding phytanoyl-CoA dioxygenase family protein, with the translated sequence MDRQVVSNGYFDAGSCSIDDFKALVDQKLDQSDVPLAECIVSNVPIYKVSELGTVIAGEAGKRRLMAEWAHVLMYRSGVLVLDGAFADTTPLDAASRVFQDIIREEKSAAGGGADHFATAGANDRIWNSLQKLCFRDPEAFAGCFANLFVDAVCEAWLGPNYQMTAQVNVVRPGGAAQQAHRDYHLGFQDAETCAGYPAHVHDLSPVMTLQGGIAHADMPVESGPTKLLPFSQLYRPGYMAYREKVFQDFFEGAYVQLPLKKGDAIFFNPALFHAAGENRSADIQRMANLLQISSAFCRAMENIDREGMSRVLYPVLLEKSRSGDWGRAEIEAAVSACAEGYSFPTNLDTDPPVGGLAPVTQKQLFLKALGKGMSAEDFAAALETQSARRKA
- a CDS encoding LacI family DNA-binding transcriptional regulator encodes the protein MTHRFPVKEIAVQSGLSTATVDRVLNNRAHVSPQTRRRVQDAIAELTRQESQLAARGRRFFIDIVAEAPVRFTRQIQQATEAVLADFRPAAVRPRFTFAETMSVEQTSAIVERILRRGSQGVCLKARNTVETRQAVRQLEDKGIPVVTVFTDIPNIDRLAYVGLNNEKAGRTAAYLMLKLLKDDDRTLLTTLSQHSFQGEEDRFRAFRSELSRLRPELELIDASGGGGLSPATALGVRDKLHGVKAISGVYSMGGGNLAILRALDAAGIEPGVFIAHDLDEDNLELLRAEKLSLVLYHDLRADMRLAFRHLLAFHGVGEPPRSSESDIQVVTPLNIPGDI
- a CDS encoding DUF1194 domain-containing protein, with product MHAFVKAGLSCAAGRLRSLAFCLVAAATPAPAAACSLSLVLAMDASSSVDHLEHDLQLNGLANALSDPEVVQAIEAVGGIWIMSFEWSGQRQHFLQFGWRYLEDAEDAEQAADELRSSHRGFIGFPTAIGYALGYAAVQMGRAPATCARKVIDVAGDGINNDGFPPSSAYKAFDFEGVTVNGLVIADQDTTTIDYYREHVISGPGAFIEVAADYEDYARAMKRKLIREIIGNGYAARN